Part of the Nicotiana sylvestris chromosome 2, ASM39365v2, whole genome shotgun sequence genome, CCAGCCCATCATGGCTATGGTATACCCTTCCATCTTCTCCTACCCATGTTGTTGTCTTTGCATCCCTGATGATAAATTAAgacaaattttgaaataaagaatcaaataaaagaaaaatgacaGAGTAAGTTTGTGAATTTGATGCTGAGATATCTTAAGGGGAAATACTCATGGCTATGGTCATGATGATGACGATGGTGGAGGTCATGGTCATGCATATGGTGATCTTGAGAAGCCATTTGACACAAGTCCTGAGAGATGGTGGAGACTCTCACAGGGGAACAGTAAAGGGACGAGATTCCAATCAACCCTTGACAAGAATATTCCTTAAGATTAAAATATCTGCTGGAATCTCTTTATCAACAAAGAAAGGTTTAGAGATAAGTCCTTTAAATATGGTTAACCTTGTCCTTCCAATATAATTATGAACAAAAATAGTCCTAGTCCTATAAGGAAAGGACCGTTTgaggtttttccctttttttcttgaAATGGTTATACACACAAACTATTTACGTCAACACAAGATGTGTGTGATTTCTATAAATTTTATCACTTAATTATATAATAAATATTTGATTTGGTGTAAATTCTAAGTGTGAGTAAACTACTTTATTTTGACAAAATATGTTACTTAAACACATACTCCCTCATTTCAGTTTAtttgaacctatttcttttttgtccgtttcaaaaagaatgaattttttttaaatttgaaaacaatttagcttaaacttacaattctacctttTTGGGTCTCTTTTTAACTTATTTAAGACCACAAAtttaaaagtcttcattttttcttaaattttgtacCCAGTCAAACATATTTACATAAATTTGAATGGAGGGGGTATTTAACAGTGTCTAGAAAACGGTGATAGAAGCACAAACCAAGAACAACACGTTGCTGCTCTTTGTTTCACCAAAAAATGACACGTTGGTATGCATCCCTCATATGACATCATTTTAAGATTCATAAATTTATTCCTGGGAAAATGTTCACTTATACACACCCCTCCTTATTACTTTTCAGTTTTCCGTAAATAATTTTGTGCAATGCAGGACGATAATCTAGCAAATAATAGCTGCCTCCAAAGATTTTAAGAGTGAAATTTTAACCCAATCCAAATGCATAAATAGTAAAATAGCCTCTTAAACTTTTTTTTGTACCTCACATATGCTTTCGTGAGACTCCTTGACAATTTTATTTATTAATACTCTTCCTGTCTTCCATAACAAAATGTGAAAAAATTGGATCAGATTGTCTTGTCACGATCAGTGTTTTAAAAGGTGTGGGCATAAGACGGGGCGTTTTATATATGCTTCAACGAAGCGTAAGCCCCGATGCTACTtacaatttttaatattttataaaataatataattacaataaatatttataaacatgtaaaattacataaaaatgaagaaatatatatatgtgtgggtgggagagagagagagatgtgcTCCATCCCCACAaaaactagtcaaaacaatctATTATATGCTACTTACAAGCACAAATAGCTTGAGTCAAAAAGAATAAAGTTTTCTATATGGAGGAATAAAAACGATGATTAACCTacaatttgaactttgaacttgtTGCTATGAAGAAGAATGGAGTTCTCTttgtatttgtaaaaaaaaaatgaatattcGTTGCTTTGAGAGATATTAGCAGACTAGTGGACAAGATAAAGAATTGGGAATGACTATAAATTAGGGcttcaatcaataaaaaaaagGTCTTGACTTTGAAATTTAATACATTTCAGTTCCTTTTTAAAATTTTGAGTAATTACAAGCTGACTTTTTAGAAATTGGGTATTATATGAAGGACTTATttaacaaattttgttttaatttgaaaaagtctTTAGAGCTTACGTCTTACTACAAAAACACGCTTCAAACTTCCGAGCATATACCTCAAATTGTTGGGCATACGCCTCTTGAGACTTTTGTTCCACTCCATTACCTCGGGACATTTTTGGTATCCCTCGTCCTGGGGCTCGCCGAAAAAAAAAGGATTATCATCATAAATATTTATAACGTCAAGCCAGTACAAAACGTGAGAAATACTCCTATCTATGTACAAAAATTAATGCATTCCCTTACATATAACTGCCTAATCACTCTTGAGAAATCTAAAAATCATACTTCATGTTTGGGGAAGGAGGAAAGAATAAGTGGTTTAAATCACTGTATAAGCTTCCTCCTATGTTATGATGCATTCACATAATTGGTGTCCTCAAATAACAATACACCAAAATCTAGTATCTATAAAGTGCAAACAAGAAAAAAAAGTGGAGGAATAGGAATTACAGTTTCCAAAAAACATGAAATATTCAAGTTTGTTGAAATAATTTATTAAGGACATTGTTTCTAGAAAAGTAAGTCCCAAGTGCATTGCTTTTCCTTCCTGATTCTGTTCTCGTTATCATCTTTTGGCCATCACTCTGAGGAACAACTATTTCCACTTGGGGTGTCATAGTTTCGTTATTTCCAAGAATGATCCCTTGCTTTTGTATATATTCCCATTTGTCttggaaaagatagaaaaatcccATGAATGAGATTTGTGCTGTAAAAATTATTGTCCAAAGGCTTATTGGCTTAGATGTTCTTTCATGGTAGGCTGATAAGCCTGTGTAGGTGTTGATAATTCCGGCCAAGCATATTGTTGTTCCAAGTAGCCAATGGAAAAAGAACCATACACTTCTTCCTTTACTTCCCCTGCAGTCCAAAAGTTGTCCAAAAATTTTACACTTAAATGTATCATAAAACGTACTCATGCTGACATACTTTAGTAGAGTTACAAATGGCTCAAGGACGTAATCTAGTCGTTAATAAAGTGATCAAAAGCAATTAATATAATAGCAAGAGAGACAAAAATGCTGGGCGAGTCTTTCCTATCAACATCCCCTGATAAATAGAGTTACTCTATACTTGTGCAATTGTGCTAGTGGAAATTAGCACGTTCCCAATGAAATAATTGATATCCGCGCAAACAGCCCGAATATCACCAAtgactttttttaaaaaagtgcGGGTATGAAAGGACAAACAAAAAATTTTAGAAAATGGAGTTCAAATTTCCTTTTGAAAGCAAAGGTATTGTTTTTCCTACGTATATATTTGATTATTAGTCCTAGTTCTTCATGGTCTACTGGTTTTGCAAAAGTTAAGAAAATGTTACCTCTTAGGCCGGCGAAATCCCATAAGAAATTGGACATAGATGGCAATATAAAGGGCTAAACCTATTCTTTGGTGATTGTTGTTGAACATATTCTCAAAACTCTTGATTGATAGCACCGCTCCAGCGGTAGCCAGTAGAACAGAGAGCaccttttcaattttttttaaaaaaaaggaaagaaggacaAATCAATTACCATTgcagttagaaagaaaagagatttataatttttaattatttaaactaATTCTGAATTATGAAGAATGGCATTGGAGTTCTCTTTTATTGCCACATATTATGGCCATAATCATAGTCAAATCCGTATTAGTTATACTCCCACCAAACTGTGGGCTCACATAAATAAATTTTGAACTTTATAACCCTCACCATGATTAAAGTGCACATATGATAATTACGTAGCAGAACAAAGTAAAGATCAATTTATGATGATTACTTGTCATTGCTCAAAAGAGAGGTTCATTTTGTTTTTGCTTTAATTTCAACAATTTCAATTTATTGTCCCCTAATAATATCCGAGtcctttctttaaaaaaattatcaGAATTTGAAGAATTAGAAATAAGAGTGAAATATTAAATACCTGAAGAATTCCATGAACATAGAAGAGAACTTTGAGTCTTGTTGTGCTACACTTCTCTGTGTTGGACATTCTTATTGTGAGTATTCCAGCTGGCATCAAGAATCCCATTGAAGCCCATAACAATATTCCATGAATTTCAATCTCAAATATCCTATGATAATTCACCTGCAATACTTATCAAATTCACATTCCTTGTTTAGAAAAAAgcagaaaagaagagaaaggaaTAAGGAAAGTAAAAGATTTTCCTATGTCCCCTATTTTTTTCTTCTGAACTCATCATAAACCAAACAAGTCAAAGGAAAACTTGCTCACTTTCTCTCTCTTTCCCCCCTGTAAACAAGGAACAACATACGCACTCAAAGGTGGATGCAATGTAATTTCCAACGACTTTAACATAATCTCGTGCTTTGTACgggttaaaaatatatatatgtgaaaaTCACTAAAGTTCTATAATATACTACTAAGTTTTGAACCCATAATTGCGACAGTGCAATGAATTCAACCGTGAAAAAGTGCAACGGATTGAATTCCGAGAATATGAATATTAAACTCGtcaaatttaaatcatgaatctgCATCTATATCATTAACAATATTGGTATTGGGGTGGGGGTGTTGATCATACCTTGTGAACATGCTGGTTGATGCTTATTAACTGGCTGTTGAGTTGTATCTCTTCATTGGATGAACAAGCAATGAAATGGGGAAGTACAATAAAAGCAAAGACAGCAGAAATGCTTGAAGATGGCAGCCAATATTTCCTCATTCTTGATTCTTCAGAATTCCAAGAACAGCTTCAGAAGTGCAGCAACTTCAATACTGAGAAATCTGAATTCTCAGAAAAGTTGGTATTTGATGGAAAAAGAAACTCAAATGACAGTTTATCTTTTTTGCAGTGAGAAATGGACTTTTAAAACCATGCAAGCAATTAAAGGAGTCTTTTAAAGATTTTTCACTTTACGACATTCTtagctttttattgctttttatATATTTCTAAAGATAAAAAAGGATAACCAATTGACTTTATTTAATCTAAGTTGTAATGATGGGCATGATGTCTAGATTAGACTAAAGACATTATTGTATTAGCTCTACTAAGATGTGTCTTTTGCTTTTTATATAAAGAAGCTACTTTCAGATCATTGAACAAAAAGAACAAGTAGCCATAACTTCATGTCTTATACAAAAGTGCCCAGCTACGTATAATATTATAACCTCTAGTTTTGATCATATACCAAAAGTTACTACAGTAAATACAGGAAATAGAGTATGGAGAAATTTAGGGGGGGGAAAGAactgaaaagaaggaaaagagaagaagaaattaAGAGTGAGATTGCATTTATGATTGAAGTTGAATATTATTATGGCTTTAGATTAGGGTAATAAGTTACCATTGCATAAGTCGTAAGCTTAATAACCATTCTCAAAATGCAAGGGGTTGATAGAGACACAATTATAGCTAGAGAAGAATTTTAAATGTGCAGTTAAGAGTAATACCAAAAATTTCAATCATTTGGATTTATGGGACACATCACATCTCTAACCAAAATTTGAACAAACAACAAACATGTGATTTCTTTACAAACATATGATTATTGCTATTACAAGATTCAACTAAAGCTTGATTagcaagttttttttttcatgtcagTTTATGTCAAAGTTTCAGTACAAGACAGGTCAACAATAGAGAAAGGTAATGATTTTTGCATACTATGGTGGTAGACAAAGATAAGGTGCTTTTGCCCCACTGTAATCATATATACCAAAGCTTCTTTCCTCACATTCATAATAATGGCTTCCAAAGTCTACAATTAACAATACTACACATACTCCAATTTCTTTCTTTCTCATGCATAACCTCCTCCTccttttgtttttaattttataataCTAATTACCTTTTTTCAAACTTGCTCCATTCACGTAAAAAATACTCTTATTTCACTTAAAAATCGAATATTCAAATCGCCTTTGTTCAATAAATATCTCCATATTTCAATTTTATGTAATTTACTTCAAAATACTTTCAACAATAAGTAAGATCTCTccttatttcttttaagaaaTTGGTGGTAGGAACTTTAGGAAAAGCAAATTTAATACATACAATTAGAAACTCGCCAAACTTTTATCATATTCCTCGTTGATGAAAGGATATCCTTGTATCATGGCTTACTTTTACTTTATATTGAGTAATACCTTTTACATTTTCCCTTTGATTGAGGTTGGTGGAAATAACTGGCCACATATATAATCTAGGTTTTTTCATCTGAGGCATGTCAAAAATTGCTGCTAAAGTAGAGGATCGGCAAAAGTTAAATCTTTGGAGTAATTATGGCTTTATAGTAGATTTTCTTATAgtagaattttgtagcaaatgAAGAGCACTTTGACATCTATCTGGTTTGGTGAGAGGTCACATCCATGTCTGGACTTCCATTTTGTCATGCATGCATTTCCCTACTTGTATTAAAACTTCTTCCCAAAATTCTTTTTATCATTGTAAAACCAGATCTTGTGACATGTAATTGGCATATGTGAGATGATGCAAAAGAAGGGTGCAGATTTGATCTTTTCTTTACCTTTCACTTTCAGATAAGTTCATCTCAGCCCTATAAATGGCTAACACCTGCACAAATAGCCAATGCAGTTACAAAGAAAGAGCTCACCTTTTAATGCACTAAATGAATTTCACATATCAAGTCACCTTAAAAGCTATTATATGTAGGTGTCCATAAAAAGTGAAATCAATGACATCAAACAGGTTGatagtataatttttttttttaacataatCACTGTATGCAAATTAAACCCATAAAGAAATTTATTCGTTGCTTCATAGAGAAAAATTGGCTAGAAGTGGTACCCTACAATCGCACTCGACCCTTCAACACAAGTTTTTAGCTACATAACCAATACCAAGCTACCAAAATGAGAGTCTGTTTCAAATTTTGTTGCATGAAACTTTTTGGTCCATCACCAGGTACACATGATCAGTGCCGCCCGTTGGCAAATATCCTAAAACTCAAAACATAGAAGGGCAGCATATACCAATGCTAAGTAAAAAAATTAGCTAGTCATGTTAAGGTCTGACTGTTTCAGCAAGTCTTGTTTTGAATGTGGGAAGGTAAACTTTGCAAAACTGAACTGCACAATAAAACCAAACAATATACCATGCTTGAAAATATTCTAATAACCATCATTTGATCAGAACAAAAAGGGAAAACCTTCTCTCTTTCACAATAAATCTTAAATCAACTCAACTAAAGCACCAAAATTGCAGAAATCTGAAGTTGCTTCTCAATGAACATATGACCAAACATGTTACATGAACAAGTTGGGCCTAGTAGCCTTGTATGTGGTTTTGAGTTTCCTGCTAGGTGGCCTGACTTTCTTGAACACCAAGGGGAACTTGATCTTAGAGTCATGGAACTGCTTTGTGCTCTCCCTCTTGCAGAGCTTAGCTGGAATGGTGGCTGTCTTTATGATCTGAATGCAGTGATGGCGGACTCTGTGGCGGGAAGCCATCTCAGTGTACATCTGCTCCACGGCACCATTCAATGTGGTATCACGGTACTCCTTGTACATGTTATGATAACCAGTTCTACTCTGGTAACGGAGCCAAATACCATAATTCTTGATTTTTGTTGGGTTCTTCTCAAAGATCTAAAAAAGTTAAACACACAATCTTATTGAGGTAGTTCAATATAACATTTATAGTTAAAGGAGACCAGAGAGCTGCTGAAATGAAACCCCACAGCTCACAGGAACATAAAATTAATtcacaaaaatgaataaaaatatgAAATGCTAATCACCGCATCATATTTACACATTGCAGATAGAGCAACAACCCATTGGCATGAATGAGTACAGGACTAAGTATCAGTTGGACTTTAAACTAGCTAAGACCCCCAAACTCTTGAATAGTTAAAGCAAGACTACCAGACTGTCCAACAACAGCTTATTATCCACTGTTCCCCTTCTCAGAATAATTACTACATGataggcaaaataaaagaaatacgGATATGGTGTATGCATGTCGTACAACAACAAAGCCTCAATCCCAAGCAAATTGGGTTCAACTTTATGAATCTTCACCTTCTATTTTGCTCCATTTGAACCTGCTTCATTTAAATATTCAATAACTCAAGAGCTCTAACACTCTAGATTTACTTCTACACTAACAAATCACTAGCAAGATTAAAGTATCTCTAAGTCAGTATTAGACCCAATGTAAACTTAACAGCACTACTAGACCTAATTCCATTCAACTGGCATCACCCATATCAATTTTGCTATTCGTCTTCTAACAACTTGGCCGAGAAGCGCTAATAGTGTTCAAAGATGTTTCTAGAACCTTAACATTGAACATCTCAGCCAATTTATATAGAAGGTTTTTACCAAGTTGTTGCAGCATTTTTCAACATCATATGGAAGCTTGGAATTCCTATAGCACACTAAGAGAAGTCATTTCCCTCCTCTTTTGAGCTTAGCGTAAGTCTGCCTAAAGGTTGGACCATAAACTACGCTCCAacttattccccccccccccaaaaaaaattaaaaaaaaccaCTGATTTTCTACATCACCGTCTCCTGAGCTTACCAAATACTACAATCCAACCACCAATTAGAAGTAAGGATCCTGATTGCAATGCATGTCCACCGAGCTTCATAAATTTGCATTGTGTTACCCGAAATAACAAATCAATTAGAATCCGAACAATTAAAACCAGAACATAATAGACCAAAGACACAAACAGGCACAAAAATTGCTATCATTAAATTACTAATCACCCATTTCTAATACATACAATCCAAAAATACACATATAGAGATACGTATCCTCATCATACCTCGTTAATAGCCAGCATCTGACCGTTGCTCTTCTTAACCTTCTTAAGCTTCCTCAAGTAATACCTTTTTATTTTCAAACAAATCAAACAAAGCCCAATTAGCATAACAATTTACCAGCATAAATACATTAAAGAAGATCGAGAGGAAAAAAAGCTGAAATACCAGAATTTGGACTTAGCACGAACTTCATTGGTAGCCCATAACTTCATACGATAAATCTTGGGATGCTCATCTGTTTCAGAGGGCAGAGCTCTCCCGACAACCTGGTACTGATGGAACTGCAATCACACCAACAAAACATCATTGTTTGTTCAAATCTTGACGAGTCAGAGAAGAAATGCAGAATCTTGAAAACCCACTAAAGGAAAAAAGAGCCTTTACCTTGTAGTTCACCATTTCTGCACAACTCTCTTTCCCACTGCGCTGCGTTTGTCGAAGGGAGTAAAGAGAAGCGAAAGGGTTTTTATGGTAAAAGGGCCTCTATAGAAAACCCTAGTTTCGAATCGTACTAAATTGGATGCAGAATTAGGCCATATCTTGCTGTTGGGCTTTGGAAGGAAGTTTGGGCTAGATATTGATGAGGCGGCCCATGTGTTAATATTAGTTAGGGGGTTTTGGCATGGGATAATAAGAACTTATTTATCTATTTTCTCTCAGTTTTGTAGTTTTTAAAAAGTAtctagattttttttctttacaaattGTATACATTTCTTATTAAAAGACTTCTAACCCATTATTAATGCGTCCAATTAAAGGattcaattattttttttttctttcatctcCTCTCTCTCGCCTCTTCTACCATATTTGAAAGCAAATTCTTCTTCAAATATTATTTACCAAACTCTTCTTCCAATTTTTCAAAAATCTAATATAAGATTTTTCCTATTGGTACAAGAATCCACAAGAGAAAACACAAATGGACGAATGTAGTTTTGAAGCAAATATGAAGTCGTAATCGCTATTGAAATGGAAACAAATAAATCCACACCAAAGAAATGCTTATTTTTTGTACGGTGATATTTTCGAAAAAAGTAAACCTTATACAATtcatatacaattatcatacatttattatacaatttaaaaataattttgataCAATTCTAATATAAATGTGATATAATTATGAACTTCTTCCTTTTcaagtttcaatatgaaattccaCCTAAAACAAGCAACAAACTCCATAAAAACTAGCACAAAACCACCAATAACCataatttttattttcaaattaaaaattgAGGAGGAAGAACAAATCATATACAAAAAACATACAAACCAATAGAAATTTGATACAATTTTGATATAATATTGTATTAGACTTGTATTAATATTTTATCAGGTATTATTTTTATGTATTGATGCATCAGATACAACTATAATACAATTCCGATATAGTCCTCAAAGAATTTTAATGCAATTGTAATACAATTATCATACAATCCTAATTCAATTCttaactactactactaccaactCTAAACTTCACCAAATTCCCTCAAAATTGATATATAAACTCCAAAATATATAATCGTTTCGAAGAaaatccaatccaaacaaatcacAAATCCGTAAAATCCGAATATTGATACAATTAGTACGCAATCGTGATACaattctaaaaaaaactttttcgagtttcaatatgaaaacTTTAACTAAAAACAACTTTGAACTTAACCAATCTTCctcaaaattaaaatataaactCCAAGGTATATTTTTAGTCATTTACAAGAATATTCAATCCAAACAACTCACAAATTTTTAAAACCTGAatattgaattcaaagcttcgaaACGTTTTAATGGTTGTTATTGAAGCACCTTCCATGTTGCAATTTTATAGATAATATTGATATATTGCATGAAGTGGGAGAGGTTTGGGTTGATTTATATGAAAGAAAAAGGAATATTTTGAAATCTTTTTAAAAATGTGATGAAAACGTGATTGTAGGGGTTTTCTATAATTGATCACATGAGAGTGAGaaggggaggggggagggggaaaCGTAGAAGGGGGACTATATTAGTTACATGCTAAATTTAAGGGATGCTCTTTTTTAAGGTTTTGTATATAAGTAGTAAATATAGATAGAGAATGTAATTTTTAAGGAACCTAAAGAAAAGTGGTAAATAAGTTTCTATTATAGTATAGCTAGATAAATATCCCTTTTGGCATGGTATAACAACATACTCATGTAATGGCAGAAAATAGTCCTAGTTATAGATATTGGCATCAAATAGCCAATAAATGTATAtcagaataataatatgtatatcacaaccttttcttcttctttgtctaTACCAACatgtatattaaaattttattttcattctttatatataaataatattattctttgtatatcaataatataaaattatatatatagttATTGTTGCCTTTATATCAATATATATCACAATAAAAATATTGTATTATTTGTATAGCACAGTGTATAGCACATCGGACATATGTATACCAAAATAGATATCAtaagtttatttttcttctttgtgtacatcaaaaattaattttctttgtATACTAAAATATTATTTACTCCCACAATTATATttcttatttttatattttagaacttgcTTAAACATGCtatatcaaaaatttattttccttttttggtCAAcaattaataattatattatttatatatcaCAATGTATAACATAAtaatatgtatataaaaaaattattaaaattttatttttcttctttgtatAACACATTTTATATTGAAAACTCAAGTTCAAGACGACTCGACATGTGTATCCCTTATTGTAATCCGTGTATATCTCTATGTACATCAGTGATATCTCATGTATATTATGTGTATCTGTGTATATTCATGAAAATTTGTGTTATATATATGATATACATATGTGATATACACGGGCGCCCATAAAAAAATTGTATTGTATACCGATATACAAGGTGATATACACAGACGTCCTTAAAAACTTGTGTATGATATACACTGATGTACACGATATACAATGTAATATACACATGTCGCAGTTCGATTTTTATGTCTATTTTTTGCCTGAAACTAGTCTAAATCACTTCTATTcttgctcaaattttgtatatagccTCATTTAGGTATTTTCAACCAATTACAATCATACTCACTCATTCAATCcaatcaaaaaaaagaaagagagaagaaaaacaaatttGAAATATATTTTCACTCTCTTAGTTTTTGCTAATCtactcaaattttgtatatagccTCGTTTAGGTATTTCAACTAATTTAATTCATACCCACTCATTCAATCCAACCAAAAAaaggaagagagaagaaaaacaaagttgaaatatattttttctctcttaGTTTTTGCTAATCTTACTCAAATTTTGTATAGCCGCATTTAGGTATTTTCAACCAATTTCAATCACATCCACTCATTCaatcaaaccaaaaaaaaaaaaagagaagaaaaacaaagttgaaatatattttttctctcttaGTTTTTGCTTCTGATTTTCTCTGATGTTAGATCAACCTTACCTTTTTATCCCACTGATTGTTTTTTCCATAACTTGCAAGAATTTTGCTAAACTATGAGAGC contains:
- the LOC104245848 gene encoding large ribosomal subunit protein eL20 yields the protein MVNYKFHQYQVVGRALPSETDEHPKIYRMKLWATNEVRAKSKFWYYLRKLKKVKKSNGQMLAINEIFEKNPTKIKNYGIWLRYQSRTGYHNMYKEYRDTTLNGAVEQMYTEMASRHRVRHHCIQIIKTATIPAKLCKRESTKQFHDSKIKFPLVFKKVRPPSRKLKTTYKATRPNLFM
- the LOC104245852 gene encoding uncharacterized protein, producing the protein MRKYWLPSSSISAVFAFIVLPHFIACSSNEEIQLNSQLISINQHVHKVNYHRIFEIEIHGILLWASMGFLMPAGILTIRMSNTEKCSTTRLKVLFYVHGILQVLSVLLATAGAVLSIKSFENMFNNNHQRIGLALYIAIYVQFLMGFRRPKRGSKGRSVWFFFHWLLGTTICLAGIINTYTGLSAYHERTSKPISLWTIIFTAQISFMGFFYLFQDKWEYIQKQGIILGNNETMTPQVEIVVPQSDGQKMITRTESGRKSNALGTYFSRNNVLNKLFSMGEEGENNKEKKRVVVESLGWLTESTIMPKKHRPIEGVGASSILELKAQLYKSQEESKRLSKETVHPSAADPNYSHLEIHRAKKKITAKDAFSSKNHGVDAREAKDKLELKAVKDGSVSYAALERKAKLYDKLVRGELSDGEDEEKYCVDFFRKGQEQVDSELPQRHNTSSTEPRDEVGDDDTSLLPDTKAAGLGRQAGTFDRSEHKRFVMEVHKEASQAREKASELKLRRQEQVAARREKLKQAYLRKQLEKSKASKTEQT